A genomic segment from Methanobrevibacter ruminantium encodes:
- the nrdD gene encoding anaerobic ribonucleoside-triphosphate reductase, with product MEKVDNVENDIRRAKITVKKNNGVCEAFSYEKLLKSLVMVDAPYFESERIVSTVVENLYDGISTKEIKKIVYECLEEVDSESANKYLAKTTLKVRSSRDKIEAFDMAKIASTLVEETGASQETAFEIATEVWKELKKLNVEYLTAPMIREIVNTKLVEYGLEDLRSRYTRLGIPVYNITSLIENGSRDNANMMHNPESIHKYVADEALKQYALLHMLPAHLADAHMSGDIHIHDLEFFAGRPLNCLQHDIRAFIKHGLKVDGTGDHTSVAAPPSHMETLMNHTGEIMLAAQQNMSGGQAMSLWNVFVAPFATGRSYDEVKQAIQMLVYNLNMAYAARGSQVPFTSMQLEFGVPKFLQDVTAYGPKGQVVGTYADFEDETRMIQKAFTEILLEGDSEGKPHLFPNTIYTLREETLKGDYEDDIRLVHELSAKYGSSYFVNMLPKYRGQMANYMGCRTCLQDTWTGDWEQDCLRTGNLAYVTLNLPRIGYQSRDENDVFEYLDNYMDLAVETLMIRRNQGLNCLNNFDILPFLNQDVDGETYYRIQNSTLSFGFCGLNEMLLALFGEGIDNPDANKFGIKCLEYINARAKSLQEETGLRWSVLQTPAESTAYRFATLDKEQFGDKAILQGDNGANYYTNSSHVPVNSDISFADKVKIEGQYHKLTPGGHIFHAFMGESYSDPDALMSLTNKIARKSDIGFWAYSSAFSFCLHCKTLMKGLSNKCPSCGETADVEWYDRITGYVQQVGHAKSANGGWNAGKRQELIDRRRFEQ from the coding sequence GTGGAAAAAGTCGATAATGTAGAAAACGATATTAGAAGAGCTAAAATCACCGTTAAGAAAAACAACGGTGTTTGTGAAGCTTTCAGTTATGAGAAATTGTTAAAGTCTTTAGTTATGGTTGATGCTCCATACTTTGAATCTGAAAGAATTGTCTCAACTGTTGTTGAAAACTTATACGATGGAATCAGCACTAAAGAGATCAAAAAGATTGTTTACGAATGCTTGGAAGAAGTAGATTCTGAATCAGCTAACAAATACTTAGCAAAAACTACTTTAAAAGTACGTTCTTCCAGAGATAAAATTGAAGCATTCGACATGGCAAAAATTGCAAGTACCTTAGTTGAAGAAACTGGTGCTTCCCAAGAAACCGCTTTTGAAATTGCTACTGAAGTTTGGAAAGAACTTAAAAAACTCAATGTCGAATACCTTACCGCTCCAATGATTAGGGAAATTGTAAACACAAAACTTGTAGAATACGGATTAGAAGATTTAAGAAGCAGATACACTCGTTTAGGTATTCCTGTTTACAACATCACTTCCTTAATTGAAAACGGTTCAAGAGACAATGCAAACATGATGCATAACCCTGAATCCATTCACAAATATGTTGCTGATGAAGCATTAAAACAATATGCTCTCTTACACATGTTACCAGCTCACTTAGCTGATGCACACATGTCTGGTGACATTCACATTCACGACTTGGAATTCTTTGCTGGAAGACCATTAAACTGTCTCCAACATGATATAAGAGCATTCATCAAACATGGTCTTAAAGTAGACGGTACTGGAGACCACACTTCAGTTGCTGCACCTCCTTCCCATATGGAAACATTAATGAACCATACTGGAGAAATCATGTTAGCAGCACAGCAAAACATGTCTGGTGGACAAGCTATGTCTCTCTGGAACGTATTTGTTGCACCATTTGCAACCGGCAGAAGTTATGATGAAGTAAAACAAGCTATTCAAATGTTAGTTTACAACTTGAACATGGCTTATGCAGCAAGAGGTTCCCAAGTTCCATTTACAAGCATGCAATTAGAATTCGGAGTTCCAAAATTCTTGCAAGATGTTACTGCATACGGTCCAAAAGGACAAGTAGTAGGAACTTATGCTGACTTTGAAGATGAAACCAGAATGATCCAAAAGGCATTCACTGAAATCTTGCTTGAAGGAGATTCCGAAGGTAAACCTCACTTATTCCCAAATACTATTTATACTTTACGTGAAGAGACCTTAAAAGGGGACTATGAAGACGATATCCGTTTAGTTCATGAACTTTCTGCAAAATACGGATCATCCTACTTTGTAAACATGTTACCTAAATACAGAGGTCAAATGGCTAACTATATGGGTTGCAGAACCTGTCTCCAAGACACCTGGACTGGTGACTGGGAACAAGACTGTTTAAGAACCGGTAACTTAGCTTACGTAACCTTAAACTTACCAAGAATCGGATACCAATCCAGAGATGAAAACGATGTATTCGAATACTTAGACAACTACATGGATTTAGCTGTTGAAACCTTAATGATTAGAAGAAACCAAGGTCTTAACTGTTTAAACAACTTTGACATCTTACCATTCTTAAATCAAGATGTTGATGGTGAGACCTATTACAGAATCCAAAACTCCACTTTATCCTTTGGTTTCTGTGGTCTTAATGAAATGTTGCTTGCATTATTCGGTGAAGGTATCGACAACCCAGATGCAAACAAATTCGGTATCAAATGTTTAGAATACATCAATGCAAGAGCAAAATCCTTACAAGAAGAAACTGGACTCAGATGGTCTGTATTGCAAACTCCTGCAGAATCAACTGCATACAGATTTGCAACCTTGGATAAAGAGCAATTCGGAGATAAAGCAATCTTACAAGGTGACAATGGAGCTAACTACTACACTAACTCCTCACACGTACCTGTAAACAGTGACATTTCCTTTGCAGACAAAGTTAAAATTGAAGGCCAATACCACAAATTAACTCCTGGTGGACACATCTTCCATGCATTCATGGGTGAATCATACTCTGATCCTGATGCATTAATGAGCTTAACCAATAAGATTGCAAGAAAATCTGACATTGGTTTCTGGGCTTACAGTTCAGCATTCAGTTTCTGTTTACACTGTAAAACCTTAATGAAAGGATTAAGCAACAAATGTCCTTCCTGTGGTGAAACTGCTGATGTGGAATGGTATGACAGAATTACTGGTTACGTACAACAAGTAGGTCACGCTAAATCTGCAAACGGTGGATGGAACGCAGGTAAACGTCAAGAATTAATCGACAGACGTAGATTTGAACAATAA
- a CDS encoding peptidoglycan-binding protein, giving the protein MAIFCLISSISAVELSNNDINKNIDDNIINTIETSEENNDIANTIEIESLNSESIQDETSLNQLKESNSNSIYVSTDGDDINGDGSKNKPFETIKQGIDNSINGSTIYLSEGEFEGFNLTIDKTLTIEGKTDKTIIDAKNIARIFIMNSDAKLTLIGLNLINGNIIADGSGVGGSIYNNGGELTLINCTIKDSYADLYGGAIFNNNGKLTIIKSNIINNSAVQYGGAIYSSGITEIEKSYFRENHITAEKGVGGAIACGGIAHIEDTVFFKNYAIYSAGAILSLANTTINNCSFINQTTEYTGGAISNHNYMIINNSQFINGYSRFYAAAILAPLSGQHVVTEVYNTVFDGNHVTNHAAVSNNFKDTELKMENCALVNNYILTMGVKGYGDVALDDNASLLYCWWGQNEIGNYYSPHSDAWEAWKINASKWLIMTFTSSNEIIAQDKNNVLTVSLHQFFDNETKEIYDYDEDINLPLSVKFYTSTGKVIDNVIMKNGTAVLNYKPELNVRYVYAQLNNQTLNISVKMKDESKLIVNNLTKYYLENKPLTIKLTDSNNLSLTEKTVIIKISGKEYQKKTDTKGMINLGIDLSPGTYNAVISFEDDDYRNQKKTVKITILKNKPSINAKNKSFKDKTKIKKYSVVLKNSLGETLKNKKVTLKVNGKTYNAKTDANGKAVFKINKLTKKGTFSAKISYAGDKSYSKVNKKVKITVKQSFKTVSRGSKDKSTVKKIQKALKKNGYYLTYKKHYLKIDGIYQSHTERSVKEFQRDNGLKVTGKVDETTAKKLKII; this is encoded by the coding sequence ATGGCAATATTTTGTCTTATAAGTTCTATTAGTGCAGTAGAATTATCTAATAATGATATAAATAAAAATATTGATGATAATATAATAAATACTATCGAAACAAGTGAAGAAAACAATGACATTGCAAACACAATTGAAATTGAAAGTCTGAATTCAGAAAGTATCCAAGATGAAACCTCTTTAAATCAACTTAAAGAGAGTAATTCCAATTCTATCTATGTTTCTACAGATGGAGATGATATAAATGGTGATGGAAGCAAAAATAAGCCATTTGAAACCATTAAACAAGGAATTGATAATAGCATAAATGGATCAACAATATATCTATCTGAAGGAGAATTTGAAGGATTCAATCTTACAATAGATAAAACATTAACTATCGAGGGTAAGACAGATAAGACCATAATTGATGCTAAAAATATCGCTAGAATATTCATAATGAACTCCGATGCCAAATTAACATTGATAGGGTTAAACCTAATCAATGGGAACATCATTGCTGATGGTTCAGGAGTTGGAGGATCCATTTACAATAATGGAGGTGAATTGACTTTAATCAATTGCACAATAAAGGACTCCTATGCAGACCTGTATGGTGGAGCAATATTCAATAATAATGGAAAATTGACCATAATTAAATCAAATATAATAAATAACAGCGCAGTCCAATATGGAGGGGCAATCTACTCATCAGGAATAACAGAAATTGAAAAGTCATATTTCAGAGAAAATCATATCACAGCTGAAAAGGGAGTGGGAGGAGCTATTGCATGTGGAGGAATTGCACATATCGAAGACACAGTCTTCTTTAAGAATTATGCAATATATTCTGCAGGAGCAATACTCTCCCTAGCAAATACCACAATAAACAACTGCAGCTTTATTAATCAGACCACAGAATATACTGGAGGAGCAATAAGCAATCACAATTATATGATAATCAACAACAGCCAATTTATAAATGGATATTCAAGATTTTATGCAGCTGCAATCCTTGCACCTCTAAGTGGACAGCATGTTGTAACTGAAGTTTACAATACTGTCTTTGATGGGAATCATGTAACCAATCATGCTGCAGTCTCAAACAACTTTAAGGACACCGAACTTAAAATGGAAAATTGTGCACTTGTAAACAATTACATCCTTACAATGGGTGTGAAAGGTTATGGAGATGTTGCATTGGATGACAACGCTTCCTTATTATACTGCTGGTGGGGACAAAATGAAATAGGCAATTACTATTCCCCACATAGTGACGCTTGGGAAGCATGGAAAATAAATGCATCAAAATGGTTAATCATGACCTTTACATCAAGCAATGAAATCATAGCCCAAGATAAAAATAATGTGCTGACTGTAAGTTTGCACCAATTCTTTGATAATGAAACTAAAGAAATTTACGATTATGATGAAGACATTAACTTGCCTCTTTCAGTTAAATTCTATACAAGCACTGGAAAAGTAATAGATAACGTAATTATGAAAAACGGTACTGCAGTTCTCAACTACAAGCCGGAACTTAATGTGAGATATGTTTATGCTCAGTTAAACAACCAAACATTAAACATTTCAGTTAAAATGAAAGATGAATCCAAGCTTATAGTGAATAATTTAACAAAATATTATTTGGAAAACAAGCCGTTAACCATTAAATTGACAGATTCAAATAATTTATCCCTTACTGAAAAAACAGTCATTATAAAAATATCTGGAAAAGAGTATCAAAAGAAAACAGACACTAAGGGAATGATTAACTTAGGCATTGATCTTTCTCCAGGAACCTATAATGCAGTAATAAGTTTTGAGGATGATGATTACAGAAATCAAAAGAAAACCGTGAAAATAACTATATTGAAAAATAAGCCTTCCATAAATGCTAAAAATAAAAGCTTTAAGGATAAAACTAAAATTAAAAAGTATAGTGTTGTACTTAAAAATAGTTTAGGAGAGACCTTGAAGAATAAGAAAGTTACCTTAAAAGTTAATGGGAAAACTTATAATGCTAAAACAGATGCAAACGGCAAAGCTGTCTTTAAAATAAACAAATTAACTAAAAAAGGAACATTTAGCGCAAAAATCAGCTATGCTGGAGACAAATCCTACAGCAAAGTAAACAAAAAAGTTAAGATAACAGTTAAACAGTCTTTTAAAACCGTTTCAAGAGGAAGCAAAGATAAATCAACAGTTAAAAAAATCCAAAAGGCATTGAAGAAAAATGGATATTACTTAACTTATAAAAAACATTACCTAAAGATTGATGGGATTTATCAAAGCCATACCGAAAGATCCGTTAAGGAATTCCAAAGAGATAATGGATTAAAAGTTACAGGAAAAGTGGATGAAACAACAGCTAAAAAACTTAAAATAATATGA
- the lysS gene encoding lysine--tRNA ligase → MKHWIERIADELNEIDVEKHVIASGTSISGSIHIGNSCDVFIANAIGKALRELGNDAETIWIADDHDPLRKVPFPLPESYDQYLGMPYSMIPCPEGCCKNFVEHFEKPLFKVLDAYGIEITPKSGFEMYKNGDYLESIRISLEKHNEIKAIFDQYRREPLADHWLPYNPICEKCGRVNTTEAYDFDGDIVKYRCECGHDGEMDIKSGNGKLTWRVEWAARWKIFGTTCEPFGKDHAAAGGSYDVSSVISEEIFDYPAPYPVPYEWITLDGEAMSKSHGVFFTPEQWLEIGPAESLNYYLFRSKPMKSKDFSPKMPWLDFMDTFDKVERVFYGEEEAPSEKEGRKFKSIYKNAQIKADAPLPFRPPFRFLVNAYQIVGEKDLEKIFGILKKNSQLTKSFKDKDFCDLTELELAQYEERVDNVVAWLDKYAPKFVKFQVQYNSIPKLPLPDDQIAFLKDLADLMEEKEFSSAEELHDAMYEVLESHGLKPQKAFQAIYKLILGQKQGPRAASFLLSLDKDFVVKRLRQEA, encoded by the coding sequence ATGAAACATTGGATTGAAAGAATCGCTGATGAATTAAATGAAATAGATGTAGAAAAACATGTCATAGCAAGTGGTACATCTATATCAGGTTCTATACATATTGGAAATTCTTGTGACGTATTCATTGCAAATGCTATTGGAAAAGCATTGCGTGAATTGGGAAATGATGCAGAAACCATCTGGATTGCAGATGACCATGACCCTCTCAGAAAAGTTCCATTCCCACTTCCTGAATCTTATGACCAATACTTAGGTATGCCATACTCTATGATTCCATGTCCTGAAGGATGCTGTAAAAACTTTGTAGAACACTTTGAAAAACCTTTATTCAAAGTTCTTGATGCTTATGGTATTGAAATAACCCCTAAATCCGGTTTTGAAATGTACAAAAATGGGGATTACCTTGAATCAATCAGAATCTCCCTTGAAAAGCATAATGAAATCAAAGCCATTTTTGACCAATACAGAAGAGAGCCACTCGCAGACCACTGGTTGCCATACAACCCAATCTGTGAAAAATGTGGAAGAGTAAACACCACAGAAGCATATGACTTCGATGGAGACATTGTAAAATACAGATGTGAGTGCGGTCACGACGGTGAAATGGACATCAAATCTGGTAACGGTAAACTTACCTGGAGAGTTGAATGGGCAGCAAGATGGAAAATCTTCGGAACCACTTGTGAACCATTTGGAAAAGACCATGCAGCAGCTGGTGGATCTTACGATGTAAGTAGCGTTATCTCTGAAGAGATTTTTGATTACCCAGCACCATATCCAGTTCCATATGAATGGATCACATTGGATGGTGAAGCAATGAGTAAGTCTCATGGTGTATTCTTCACTCCAGAACAATGGTTGGAAATCGGACCTGCAGAAAGTCTTAACTATTACTTATTCAGAAGCAAACCTATGAAATCCAAAGACTTCTCTCCAAAAATGCCATGGTTAGACTTCATGGACACCTTTGATAAAGTTGAAAGGGTATTCTACGGAGAGGAAGAAGCTCCATCTGAAAAAGAAGGCAGAAAATTCAAAAGCATTTATAAGAATGCTCAAATCAAGGCAGATGCGCCTTTACCATTCAGACCTCCTTTCAGATTCTTGGTAAATGCTTATCAAATTGTTGGAGAAAAGGACCTTGAAAAGATTTTTGGAATTTTGAAAAAGAATTCCCAATTGACTAAAAGCTTTAAGGATAAGGACTTCTGTGACTTAACCGAACTTGAATTGGCTCAATATGAAGAAAGAGTAGATAATGTAGTCGCTTGGTTAGACAAATATGCTCCTAAATTCGTCAAGTTCCAAGTTCAATACAACTCAATTCCAAAATTACCACTTCCAGATGATCAAATTGCATTCTTGAAAGATCTTGCTGATTTGATGGAAGAAAAAGAGTTCTCATCTGCTGAAGAATTGCATGATGCTATGTATGAAGTTTTAGAAAGCCATGGATTAAAACCACAAAAGGCTTTCCAAGCTATTTACAAATTGATTCTCGGTCAAAAACAAGGGCCAAGAGCAGCTTCATTCTTACTCTCTTTAGATAAGGACTTTGTTGTTAAAAGGTTAAGACAAGAAGCTTAA
- a CDS encoding carbohydrate kinase family protein, whose protein sequence is MSVKKDLLAVGHTALDYIITVDEFPKANNSAPMKTMKNLNGGAAANVAMIGATLGMKTGLVSAVGCEFIDSHYHKNMQKLGVDTEALIISQEESTPTAFVMTNNNQDQISYFYWGAGKEFHDSEVPRDKIKEFKAVHLATGDPHFNCKTGIVAKEEERLVSFDPGQDLGMYSPNKLKEVISNVNILFGNHHEIKRIQESMNVDINGLMDLGPEVVLMTCGSKGSIIYSPDEGKIEVESIYRPAVDPTGAGDSYKAGFVSRLIYGASLEEAAKFASSVSSFVVEKQGCQTNMPTYDDAYTRMMDFYI, encoded by the coding sequence TTGAGTGTAAAAAAAGATTTATTAGCGGTGGGACATACTGCATTGGATTACATCATCACAGTTGATGAGTTTCCTAAAGCCAATAATTCTGCACCTATGAAAACCATGAAAAACTTGAATGGTGGTGCAGCAGCAAATGTTGCAATGATTGGTGCGACTTTAGGAATGAAAACTGGGTTGGTTTCTGCTGTAGGATGTGAATTCATTGATTCTCATTATCACAAGAATATGCAAAAGTTAGGTGTTGACACTGAAGCTTTAATCATATCCCAAGAGGAGAGTACTCCAACAGCATTTGTCATGACAAACAACAATCAAGATCAAATCAGTTATTTCTACTGGGGTGCTGGAAAAGAGTTCCATGACAGTGAAGTTCCAAGAGATAAGATTAAGGAATTTAAGGCAGTTCATTTGGCAACAGGCGATCCTCATTTCAATTGCAAAACCGGAATTGTTGCTAAGGAAGAGGAAAGATTGGTATCCTTCGATCCAGGACAAGACCTTGGAATGTACAGTCCTAATAAATTGAAGGAAGTCATTTCCAACGTCAATATTCTTTTTGGAAATCATCATGAAATCAAGCGTATTCAAGAGTCTATGAATGTTGATATCAATGGCTTGATGGATTTAGGTCCAGAAGTTGTTCTAATGACCTGTGGTTCTAAAGGCAGTATCATTTATAGTCCGGATGAAGGCAAAATAGAAGTCGAATCTATTTATAGGCCTGCTGTTGATCCTACTGGAGCAGGAGATTCTTATAAGGCAGGATTCGTATCTAGGCTTATTTATGGTGCTTCATTAGAAGAAGCTGCTAAATTTGCTTCATCAGTTTCATCCTTTGTTGTTGAAAAGCAAGGATGTCAAACAAATATGCCTACTTATGATGATGCATATACTAGAATGATGGATTTTTATATATAA